A genomic segment from Salvia splendens isolate huo1 chromosome 13, SspV2, whole genome shotgun sequence encodes:
- the LOC121762837 gene encoding uncharacterized protein LOC121762837, with product MERANKQVGSSSPSSLAADLFGPKDSSNPPNSSQGYFGSIFGPQTSMVPGRDPSHKDYTYAYGNGKQEIAKDYKSVKDNPAEPCYYNSSIYYGGQESYSPTTNSPPQNFKKDGGNGEQNDSNSSCASRGNWWQGSLYY from the exons GCAAACAAGCAAGTGGGATCGTCGTCGCCCTCGTCGTTAGCAGCCGATCTGTTTGGTCCCAAAGACTCCTCAAATCCTCCGAATTCCTCCCAAGGTTACTTTGGATCAATCTTTGGGCCACAAACATCCATG gTTCCTGGAAGAGATCCTTCtcacaaagactacacatatgCTTATGGAAATGGCAAACAAGAAATTGCTAAAG ATTATAAGAGTGTGAAAGACAATCCAGCTGAACCTTGCTACTACAATTCTTCAATTTATTACGGTGGCCAAGAAAGTTACTCTCCAACAACTAATAGTCCTCCACAAAAT TTCAAGAAAGATGGAGGAAATGGTGAGCAAAATGACAGCAATTCTAGTTGTGCTTCTAGAGGAAACTGGTGGCAAG GATCTCTCTATTATTGA
- the LOC121762838 gene encoding putative lipid-transfer protein DIR1, whose amino-acid sequence MEVSVKCLFVLAILAIAGIAVDATGECPKSTPDAEAMKLYPCASAAQDPDAAVPASCCAEVKRLGQNPKCMCAVMLSNTAKSSGVKPEVALTIPKRCNFANRPVGYKCGPYTLP is encoded by the exons atggaAGTGTCGGTGAAATGCCTCTTCGTCCTTGCAATCCTCGCCATTGCGGGGATCGCGGTGGATGCAACGGGCGAATGCCCGAAATCCACCCCGGACGCGGAGGCCATGAAGCTGTACCCATGCGCCTCCGCGGCGCAGGACCCGGACGCGGCGGTTCCGGCAAGCTGCTGCGCCGAGGTGAAGCGGCTGGGGCAGAACCCCAAATGCATGTGCGCCGTGATGCTTTCCAACACAGCCAAGAGCTCCGGCGTCAAGCCCGAGGTGGCATTGACCATTCCCAAGAGGTGCAACTTCGCTAATAGGCCCGTCGGCTACAAATGCGGAC CATACACTTTGCCTTGA
- the LOC121762836 gene encoding rop guanine nucleotide exchange factor 5-like produces the protein MEVLAETESRGSKPSSDDNPSSPQFGWPIGKRGNCLKVGVKIKPHLIVESGDGKSGIEKQDSKFSEIKMMKERFAKLLLGEDMSGCGKGVCPALTISNAITNLYASVFGQLWRLEPLPSEKRSMWRREMEWLLSVSDHIVELKPSWQTFPNGGRVEVMSCQQRSDLFINLPALQKLDNMLLEILDGFAKAEFWYVDQGIVAPEADESVSFPKAVQRQEDKWWLPVPRVPSGGLPEASRKLLGHKLESTNQILKAATAINSSTLAEMEVPESYLETLPKTGRACLGDVIYRYITTEHFSSECLLDCLDLASEQAALETANRVEAAIYMWRRRQHPSHTAVRSSWDIMKDLVTYSDKSELLAERAETLLQSLKQRFPGLTQTTLDATKIQNNKDVGKSILESYSRVLESLAFNIAARIEDLLYVDDINRQPDKLSSAHSASLMSHKKIPLPYPVSVSGTPYRTAYTTPKKSPGPPLASPLRGDRTPFPDNKPARRGVGVKRVLTNYLVGEGKANCCSQNREGVDAVLNRASEGRASSHLSMASPSIQKESISQLIDR, from the exons ATGGAGGTTCTAGCTGAAACTGAGTCAAGAGGTAGCAAACCGAGTTCTGATGATAATCCTTCTTCGCCCCAATTTGGATGGCCGATTGGAAAGAGGGGAAATTGTTTGAAAGTTGGGGTAAAAATCAAGCCTCATTTGATTGTTGAGAGTGGTGATGGCAAATCTGGGATTGAAAAGCAGGATTCAAAATTTTCAG AAATTAAGATGATGAAGGAGCGGTTTGCAAAGTTGTTGCTTGGTGAAGATATGTCAGGATGTGGTAAAGGAGTTTGCCCTGCACTCACCATCTCAAATGCCATCACAAATCTATATG CTTCTGTGTTTGGACAACTATGGAGATTGGAACCGTTGCCTTCCGAAAAGAGATCAATGTGGCGAAGGGAGATGGAGTGGCTTCTCTCTGTGAGTGATCATATTGTTGAACTCAAGCCTTCTTGGCAAACATTTCCGAATGGAGGTAGAGTTGAG GTTATGAGTTGCCAACAAAGATCAGATCTCTTTATTAATCTGCCTGCTCTTCAGAAACTCGATAACATGTTACTT GAAATACTCGATGGGTTTGCCAAGGCCGAATTTTGGTATGTCGATCAAGGTATAGTTGCACCAGAAGCTGATGAATCAGTCTCCTTCCCGAAAGCTGTTCAACGCCAGGAGGACAAGTGGTGGCTTCCCGTCCCACGTGTTCCTTCCGGCGGTCTGCCTGAGGCCTCGAGGAAGCTATTAGGTCACAAGCTCGAATCTACGAATCAGATTCTCAAAGCTGCTACTGCCATCAATAGCAGCACTTTGGCTGAGATGGAAGTTCCAGAATCATACTTGGAAACACTTCCAAAG ACGGGGCGAGCCTGTCTCGGGGATGTCATCTACCGTTACATTACCACAGAGCATTTCTCCTCGGAGTGCTTGCTTGACTGCCTCGATCTTGCATCCGAACAAGCTGCTCTGGAGACGGCGAACCGCGTGGAGGCAGCAATATACATGTGGCGGAGAAGACAGCACCCGAGCCATACTGCTGTCAGATCCTCTTGGGATATCATGAAAGATCTGGTGACGTACAGTGACAAGAGTGAACTGCTCGCCGAGAGAGCCGAAACCCTCCTGCAATCCCTGAAGCAGCGATTCCCGGGACTCACGCAAACAACTCTAGACGCCACCAAAATACAGAACAACAAG GATGTCGGGAAGTCCATCCTGGAGAGCTACTCGAGGGTCTTAGAGAGTTTGGCGTTCAACATTGCAGCACGCATCGAGGATCTACTCTACGTGGACGACATCAACAGGCAGCCGGACAAGCTCTCGTCAGCGCATTCCGCCAGCTTGATGTCTCACAAGAAGATACCACTCCCGTACCCAGTGTCCGTCTCGGGCACTCCTTATCGGACAGCTTACACAACGCCtaagaaatctcctggtccccCTCTGGCCAGTCCCTTGAGAGGAGATAGGACGCCTTTCCCGGACAACAAGCCTGCACGTCGAGGAGTAGGAGTGAAGAGAGTTCTCACTAACTATCTTGTCGGTGAAGGGAAGGCGAACTGCTGCAGCCAAAACCGCGAAGGGGTCGATGCTGTTTTGAACCGAGCGAGTGAAGGGAGAGCATCGTCTCATCTGAGTATGGCGTCGCCTTCGATCCAGAAAGAGTCGATTTCGCAGCTAATAGACCGGTAG